The following are encoded in a window of Cygnus atratus isolate AKBS03 ecotype Queensland, Australia chromosome 8, CAtr_DNAZoo_HiC_assembly, whole genome shotgun sequence genomic DNA:
- the DDAH1 gene encoding N(G),N(G)-dimethylarginine dimethylaminohydrolase 1 isoform X2 yields MKRVLESLNLNIVEMVDENATLDGGDVLFTGREFFVGLSKRTNQRGAEILADTFKDYAVSTVPVHDSLHLKSFCSMAGPNLIAIGSSEAAQKALKTMQQMSDHRYDKLTVPDDAAANCIYLNIPSKGHVLLHRAPEEYPESAKVFEKLKDHMLIPIANTELEKVDGALTCCSVLINKTSEL; encoded by the exons ATGAAGAGAGTACTAGAAAGTCTTAACCTCAATATAGTAGAGATGGTCGATGAAAACGCGACCTTGGATGGCGGAGACGTCTTATTTACAG GCAGAGAATTTTTTGTGGGTCTTTCCAAGCGGACAAATCAACGTGGTGCAGAAATTCTGGCTGACACGTTTAAG GATTATGCTGTCTCCACAGTCCCTGTTCATGATTCTTTGCACCTGAAGAGTTTTTGCAGCATGGCTGGACCAAACCTGATTGCTATTGGATCAAGTGAAGCTGCACAGAAAGCCCTCAAG ACCATGCAACAGATGAGTGACCACCGCTACGACAAGCTGACGGTGCCCGATGATGCTGCTGCAAACTGCATCTACTTAAACATTCCCAGCAAAGGCCACGTCCTGCTGCACCGAGCCCCCGAGGAGTACCCGGAGAGCGCAAAG gtttttgaaaaactgaaggaCCACATGCTGATTCCAATAGCCAACACAGAACTGGAGAAAGTAGATGGGGCACTCACCTGTTGCTCTGTGCTTATTAACAAAACTTCAGAATTATGA
- the BCL10 gene encoding B-cell lymphoma/leukemia 10 isoform X2, which translates to MEAAGSGPASAAAGRPLTEDEMADVKKEALERMRPYLCDKIIAERHFDYLRSKKILTREDTEEISSRSSSRKKTGKLLDYLAENPKGLDALIESIRRERTQNFLLQKITDIVLKVKNEKLEALKGLSCSTCMTSLYEGTNNLSRSYSDESNFFDKTKDKESTQMHHPEEDYSTAAFMSAVSLHSMNLPIAETGNAESVVFSATLPGPGDPGAPPLPPELQSEQQEPSNSSSDNCFLPLRSRSLQP; encoded by the exons ATGGAGGCCGCGGGGTCGGGCCCGGcctcggcggcggcggggcggccgctgACGGAGGACGAGATGGCCGACGTGAAGAAGGAG gcGTTAGAAAGGATGCGACCTTACTTGTGTGACAAGATTATAGCTGAGCGACACTTTGATTACCTACGTTCAAAGAAAATACTCACCAGAGAGGACACAGAAGAGATCTCTTCTCGATCTTCCAGTAGGAAAAAAACTGGGAAGTTGTTGGACTACTTAGCGGAAAACCCAAAGGGACTAGATGCTTTGATTGAGTCTATCAGGCgagaaagaacacaaaacttTCTGTTACAAAAGATAACTGACATAGTGTTGAaagtcaaaaatgaaaaacttgaaGCTCTTAAAG GTCTAAGCTGCAGCACATGCATGACCTCGCTGTATGAAGGAACGAATAATCTTTCTAGATCATATTCTGATGAATCTAATTTTTTTgataaaacaaaagacaaagaatCAACCCAGATGCATCATCCAGAAGAAGATTATAGCACTGCTGCGTTTATGTCTGCTGTCTCTCTTCATTCCATGAATTTACCAATTGCAGAGACAGGAAATGCAGAGAGTGTGGTGTTCTCAGCCACCCTTCCAGGCCCTGGAGACCCTGGTGCACCCCCTCTCCCACCAGAGCTCCAGTCAGAACAGCAAGAACCATCTAACAGTTCAAGTGACAATTGCTTTTTGCCTCTAAGATCACGTTCTCTTCAACCATAG
- the BCL10 gene encoding B-cell lymphoma/leukemia 10 isoform X3 translates to MAEKSGGSCAVAFFCSSQSAVPARGQALERMRPYLCDKIIAERHFDYLRSKKILTREDTEEISSRSSSRKKTGKLLDYLAENPKGLDALIESIRRERTQNFLLQKITDIVLKVKNEKLEALKGLSCSTCMTSLYEGTNNLSRSYSDESNFFDKTKDKESTQMHHPEEDYSTAAFMSAVSLHSMNLPIAETGNAESVVFSATLPGPGDPGAPPLPPELQSEQQEPSNSSSDNCFLPLRSRSLQP, encoded by the exons ATGGCAGAGAAAAGTGGTGGGAGTTGTGCTGttgcctttttctgttcctcccAGTCTGCTGTGCCAGCACGGGGTCAG gcGTTAGAAAGGATGCGACCTTACTTGTGTGACAAGATTATAGCTGAGCGACACTTTGATTACCTACGTTCAAAGAAAATACTCACCAGAGAGGACACAGAAGAGATCTCTTCTCGATCTTCCAGTAGGAAAAAAACTGGGAAGTTGTTGGACTACTTAGCGGAAAACCCAAAGGGACTAGATGCTTTGATTGAGTCTATCAGGCgagaaagaacacaaaacttTCTGTTACAAAAGATAACTGACATAGTGTTGAaagtcaaaaatgaaaaacttgaaGCTCTTAAAG GTCTAAGCTGCAGCACATGCATGACCTCGCTGTATGAAGGAACGAATAATCTTTCTAGATCATATTCTGATGAATCTAATTTTTTTgataaaacaaaagacaaagaatCAACCCAGATGCATCATCCAGAAGAAGATTATAGCACTGCTGCGTTTATGTCTGCTGTCTCTCTTCATTCCATGAATTTACCAATTGCAGAGACAGGAAATGCAGAGAGTGTGGTGTTCTCAGCCACCCTTCCAGGCCCTGGAGACCCTGGTGCACCCCCTCTCCCACCAGAGCTCCAGTCAGAACAGCAAGAACCATCTAACAGTTCAAGTGACAATTGCTTTTTGCCTCTAAGATCACGTTCTCTTCAACCATAG
- the BCL10 gene encoding B-cell lymphoma/leukemia 10 isoform X1 — MRYNQKTRGYWKTFFRKKVVIVFHLITSLALERMRPYLCDKIIAERHFDYLRSKKILTREDTEEISSRSSSRKKTGKLLDYLAENPKGLDALIESIRRERTQNFLLQKITDIVLKVKNEKLEALKGLSCSTCMTSLYEGTNNLSRSYSDESNFFDKTKDKESTQMHHPEEDYSTAAFMSAVSLHSMNLPIAETGNAESVVFSATLPGPGDPGAPPLPPELQSEQQEPSNSSSDNCFLPLRSRSLQP, encoded by the exons ATGCGATATAATCAAAAAACAAGAGGGTATTGGAAgactttcttcaggaaaaaagttGTGATTGTTTTTCATCTTATAACATCTCTC gcGTTAGAAAGGATGCGACCTTACTTGTGTGACAAGATTATAGCTGAGCGACACTTTGATTACCTACGTTCAAAGAAAATACTCACCAGAGAGGACACAGAAGAGATCTCTTCTCGATCTTCCAGTAGGAAAAAAACTGGGAAGTTGTTGGACTACTTAGCGGAAAACCCAAAGGGACTAGATGCTTTGATTGAGTCTATCAGGCgagaaagaacacaaaacttTCTGTTACAAAAGATAACTGACATAGTGTTGAaagtcaaaaatgaaaaacttgaaGCTCTTAAAG GTCTAAGCTGCAGCACATGCATGACCTCGCTGTATGAAGGAACGAATAATCTTTCTAGATCATATTCTGATGAATCTAATTTTTTTgataaaacaaaagacaaagaatCAACCCAGATGCATCATCCAGAAGAAGATTATAGCACTGCTGCGTTTATGTCTGCTGTCTCTCTTCATTCCATGAATTTACCAATTGCAGAGACAGGAAATGCAGAGAGTGTGGTGTTCTCAGCCACCCTTCCAGGCCCTGGAGACCCTGGTGCACCCCCTCTCCCACCAGAGCTCCAGTCAGAACAGCAAGAACCATCTAACAGTTCAAGTGACAATTGCTTTTTGCCTCTAAGATCACGTTCTCTTCAACCATAG